A region from the Andrena cerasifolii isolate SP2316 chromosome 9, iyAndCera1_principal, whole genome shotgun sequence genome encodes:
- the LOC143373434 gene encoding lysosomal Pro-X carboxypeptidase: MKLQYASLIIFVVLWQPALQQFLSNRFHGNFLQQLRSRNELPSGKYKYQIETIDVPVDHFSFSIQDTFKLRYLLNNTWQKEDDAPILFYTGNEGSIETFAENTGFIWEVAPELGALIIFAEHRYYGESMPYGNKSYADSHHLGYLTSEQALADYVDLIQYLRSKPGNKRSPVVVIGGSYGGMLSAWMRMKYPHIVQGAIAASAPILQFTGIVQCEAFARIVTSDFNKSHQNCPKLIRRSWSVITNVTSTDTGKTWLSDNWKLCQPLKNAADVKQLKSFLEDIYTNLAMVDYPYKANFLAPLPAYPINAVCKHLTNGSLTGTDLLVAIHKAISVFTNYTSETKCLSLNDSTPQLGATGWPYQSCTEMVMPMCPDGVNDMFEPNPWNFDDYAKDCVKQFSVKPQPNLICERYGCTELSTATNIIFSNGLLDPWTSGGVIRNLSASAVAIIIPEGAHHLDLRGSDANDPYSVILARKYHRFFIKQWIKEYRTKPGK, from the exons ATGAAGCTCCAGTACGCTTCGCTTATAATATTTGTTGTATTATGGCAACCTGCCTTACAACAGTTTCTTTCAAATAGATTTCACGGCAATTTCCTACAGCAATTGCGTAGTCGCAACGAATTGCCCAGCGGGAAATACAAATATCAGATTGAAACGATTGATGTGCCG GTGGATCACTTTAGTTTCTCAATACAAGACACATTTAAACTAAGGTATCTTCTAAATAATACTTGGCAAAAAGAAGACGATGCACCTATTCTATTTTATACCGGAAATGAAGGTAGCATTGAAACTTTTGCTGAAAATACG GGATTTATTTGGGAGGTAGCACCAGAATTAGGAGCATTAATCATTTTTGCTGAGCATCGTTATTATGGTGAATCTATGCCATATGGTAATAAGTCTTACGCGGATTCCCACCATTTGGGATACTTAACATCTGAACAAGCTCTAGCAGATTACGTGGATCTTATTCAGTATTTAAGATCCAAACCAGGGAACAAGCGAAGCCCCGTCGTAGTTATTGGCGGTTCGTACGGCGGTATGCTTAGTGCATGGATGCGTATGAAGTACCCACATATTGTACAGGG aGCAATTGCAGCGTCAGCTCCAATACTCCAATTTACTGGAATTGTACAGTGTGAAGCTTTTGCACGAATAGTTACATCAGACTTTAACAAATCTCATCAAAATTGTCCGAAACTTATTCGTAGATCATGGAGTGTAATTACCAATGTAACATCAACTG ATACAGGGAAAACATGGTTGTCTGATAATTGGAAGTTATGCCAACCGTTAAAGAATGCGGCTGAcgttaaacaattaaaatctttctTGGAAGACATTTATACAAACCTTGCTATGGTGGACTATCCATATAAAGCTAACTTTTTGGCACCGTTACCCGCTTATCCCATTAAT GCTGTGTGCAAACACTTAACAAACGGATCACTGACTGGAACAGACTTGTTAGTTGCGATTCATAAAGCAATTAGTGTATTCACTAATTACACTAGCGAAACAAAATGTTTATCCTTAAATGATTCAACGCCGCAATTAGGTGCTACAGGATGGCCTTATCAATCGTGCACGGAAATGGTGATGCCAATGTGCCCAGACGGAGTAAATGATATGTTTGAACCTAATCCATGGAATTTCGATGATTATGCCAAAGACTGTGTGAAACAATTTTCGGTAAAACCACAGCCAAATCTGATTTGCGAACGATATGGATGTACAGAGTTATCAACTGcgacaaatattatttttag TAATGGTTTGCTGGATCCATGGACTAGCGGTGGAGTAATACGAAACTTGTCTGCGTCAGCAGTAGCCATAATAATTCCAGAAGGTGCTCACCACCTTGATTTAAGGGGCAGCGATGCTAACGATCCATATAGTGTAATCTTAGCACGAAAATATCATCGCTTTTTCATTAAACAATGGATCAAAGAATATCGTACGAAACCGGGAAAATAA
- the Klp64d gene encoding kinesin-like protein 64D — MPGTVDSTTELGEIENVRVVVRVRPLNGKELDGHCKNIVRVDTINSEITVENPNAAQGEPPKVYSFDAVFDTDSTQVDVYNETARPIVDKVLQGYNGTIFAYGQTGTGKTYTMSGAKTSPQLRGIIPNSFAHIFGHIAKAHENQKFLVRATYLEIYNEEVRDLLGKDQNTRLEVKERPDIGVFVKDLSGYVVNNADDLDRIMSLGNKNRVVGATAMNVSSSRSHAIFTITVESSQLGEDGEQHVKMGKLHLVDLAGSERQSKTKASGVRLREATKINLSLSTLGNVISALVDGQSSHVPYRNSKLTRLLQDSLGGNSKTLMCANASPADINYDETISTLRYANRAKNIKNRARINEDPKDALLRQFQVEIEQLRKQLEENGTEISESDEDSEDSEETGQSRHEKKARRRRSQILTMEELEDRDTDSTEKIDKAEREDKSPDDKDVIELKRTQSEKEALREKMQNLQNKILVGGENLLEKAEAQEQLLAAAAIELDQRKSREEQLKKAIEAKEAERIDIEEKYSSLQEEAAGKTKKLARVYTMLMSVKAELSDLQQEHQREMEGLLEGVRGIGRELQLQELIVNSYIPVQYQTMVERYVHWNEDIGEWQLKCVAYTGNNMRKAQATPPVGSNKDQTQPDMSNIYLSYNNGIDNTFVQPKKIRGRSGVPRPTTAHRRTPH; from the exons ATGCCGGGGACTGTA GACAGTACAACGGAGCTCggtgaaatagaaaacgttAGGGTCGTGGTCCGCGTACGGCCGTTAAATGGAAAAGAATTGGACGGGCATTGTAAAAATATAGTACGCGTGGATACTATAAACAGCGAAATAACCGTTGAGAATCCTAATGCTGCGCAAGGAGAACCGCCGAAAGTATACTCCTTCGATGCTGTCTTCGACACAGACTCGACGCAGGTCGACGTGTACAATGAAACTGCAAGACCTATCGTGGACAAAGTTCTGCAGGGGTACAATGGAACCATATTCGCGTACGGACAAACTGGCACTGGTAAAACTTACACCATGTCAGGGGCAAAAACATCCCCGCAGCTTAGAGGTATTATTCCTAACAGCTTCGCCCATATCTTCGGGCACATAGCTAAGGCTCACGAGAACCAGAA ATTCCTAGTGCGCGCAACTTATTTAGAGATCTATAATGAAGAAGTCAGAGATCTATTAGGCAAAGATCAGAATACGAGACTAGAGGTGAAGGAGAGACCTGACATCGGAGTGTTCGTAAAAGATCTTAGCGGTTACGTCGTAAATAATGCCGATGATTTAGATCGAATAATGTCTCTCGGTAATAAGAACC GTGTTGTCGGGGCTACGGCGATGAATGTATCGAGTTCTAGATCCCATGCGATATTTACAATTACAGTCGAGTCTAGTCAACTCGGGGAGGATGGAGAACAACATGTTAAAATGGGCAAACTGCATTTAGTTGATTTAGCT GGCTCGGAGAGACAAAGCAAAACGAAAGCGTCTGGTGTCCGTTTAAGAGAAGCAACGAAAATCAATTTGTCACTTTCGACATTGGGTAATGTAATATCCGCTTTGGTAGACGGTCAAAGTTCACACGTGCCTTACAGGAATTCCAAACTGACGAGATTGCTTCAAGACTCTTTGGGTGGTAACTCGAAGACATTGATG TGCGCGAACGCAAGCCCGGCGGACATAAACTACGACGAAACTATAAGCACGCTTCGTTACGCGAATCgcgcgaaaaacattaaaaacagagCGAGAATTAATGAAGATCCGAAGGACGCTTTACTTCGTCAGTTTCAAGTGGAGATCGAACAGCTGCGTAAACAGTTGGAGGAAAATGGTACTGAGATTTCCGAGTCTGACGAGGACTCGGAAGATTCCGAAGAGACAGGACAAAGTAGGCACGAGAAGAAAGCAAGACGTAGAAGAAGTCAAATATTAACAATGGAAGAACTGGAAGACAGAGATACGGATTCCACTGAAAAGATTGATAAGGCTGAGAGGGAGGATAAGAGCCCCGACGATAAAGACGTCATAGAGCTGAAAAGAACTCA GAGCGAGAAGGAAGCATTGCGAGAAAAGATGCAAAATCTGCAAAATAAGATTTTAGTCGGTGGTGAAAATTTATTGGAGAAAGCGGAGGCTCAAGAACAATTATTAGCCGCTGCGGCGATTGAACTCGACCAACGTAAAAGTAGAGAAGAGCAATTGAAGAAAGCTATCGAAGCAAAAGAGGCTGAACGTATCGACATAGAAGAGAAGTATTCTTCTTTGCAAGAAGAAGCGGCagggaaaactaaaaaattggcCAGAGTGTATACAATGTTAATGTCTGTTAAGGCAGAATTGTCTGATTTGCAGCAAGAACATCAAAGAGAAATGGAAGGGCTTTTAGAAGGCGTTAGAGGTATTGGTAGAGAATTACAGCTTCAAGAGTTAATAGTAAACAGTTATATCCCTGTTCAATATCAA ACAATGGTTGAAAGATACGTTCATTGGAATGAAGATATTGGAGAGTGGCAATTAAAGTGTGTGGCATATACTGGTAATAACATGCGCAAGGCGCAGGCAACACCGCCAGTGGGAAGCAACAAAGAC CAAACTCAGCCGGATATGTCGAACATATACCTTTCTTATAATAATGGAATTGACAATACTTTTGTGCAACCAAAAAAAATAAGAGGTCGATCTGGAGTTCCAAGGCCAACTACAGCACATAGGCGTACTCCacactaa